TGTGGAGTTTACTGATGTTTGTACTATTGCGGTGATTTCTTTGCTACTGGCTTTTGTGGCTACGCTGTATCCGAGCTGGCGTGCTGCCAAAACTCAACCGGCGGAGGCATTACGTTATGAATAAGCCGGAATATGTGATTGAATGTGAACATGTCAGTAAAACTTATGATGATGGCCATTTACAGGTATCGGTACTTGATGATTTGAATTTCAAAATCGGGAGTGGCCGAAGTATCAGTGTGGTGGGCGCTTCCGGCAGTGGTAAATCCACTTTACTACATCTTTTGGGTGGCCTGGATACACCCAGCTCAGGCAGCATTCGCCTAATGGGGCGTGATATTACTGAGCTGAGTCAGAAAGCCATTGGTCAGCTGCGAAATCAGTATCTGGGTTTTGTATATCAGTTTCATCATTTGCTGCCAGAGTTTACATCGCTGGAAAACGTGATGATGCCTTTGTTGATTGGTCACATGCCCAAAGCACAGGCGGAAGAACAAGCGAGAGCAATGCTGGATAAAGTGGGTTTGAAACAGCGTTTGGCGCATCGTCCTGGTGAATTATCTGGCGGTGAGCGGCAGCGTGCTGCCATTGCTCGCGCTTTGGTTACTCATCCAGCCTGTATTCTGGCGGATGAACCTACAGGAAATTTGGATCGTAAAAATGCCAGTAATGTGCTCGATATGATGCTCGATTTGCAACATGAGCTAGGCACCAGTCTGGTAGTGGTTACCCATGATGATGAGCTTGCTGTACGTTTTGATGAGGTATTAACGGTATCAGATGGGAAATTAATACCTTTTGCAGCAAACTGAACCGTAGGGTTAATGGCTAATGATGGTTGCAGTGTATGGCAAATGAAATAACAGTGCAGGCAGGCTCTGAACAACCCGACCATCCGGCTCTGGCGGCAATGGCTCAGGTGCTGGGTACAGTTGTTCCGGCTGAATGGGCTGTGATGCAACCTTGGGCTAATGCACTGTTATGGGCGTTCAATCGGGGGGACAGTTATATTGTTGTTCCGCGCGAATACCGGACATCTGTCCGCAATTGTCGGATGCTGGTAGGGGCAGCCGGTGCGTATACGCCATTTGTTTTGCTGGATAATCATTTGTTTTCAGGCCGTATCTGGCAACTCGAGCAGGATATTGCTGAGAATCTGTGGAAACGCACAACAGTAAAA
This portion of the Snodgrassella alvi genome encodes:
- the lolD gene encoding lipoprotein-releasing ABC transporter ATP-binding protein LolD, translating into MNKPEYVIECEHVSKTYDDGHLQVSVLDDLNFKIGSGRSISVVGASGSGKSTLLHLLGGLDTPSSGSIRLMGRDITELSQKAIGQLRNQYLGFVYQFHHLLPEFTSLENVMMPLLIGHMPKAQAEEQARAMLDKVGLKQRLAHRPGELSGGERQRAAIARALVTHPACILADEPTGNLDRKNASNVLDMMLDLQHELGTSLVVVTHDDELAVRFDEVLTVSDGKLIPFAAN